From the genome of Hymenobacter cellulosilyticus, one region includes:
- a CDS encoding DUF5694 domain-containing protein has translation MKPLRVFLLLLLLPVLALLSFGPRRAAKPARAQVMILGSYHMGNPGADLVNMQADDVTTPQRQQELQKLAEKLARFRPTKICLEWAPGTRYDSLVQVRYQKYLAGTYQLKRNEIDQIGFRLAKMLGHERVYGIDAPGRFEFGELMAYAQRHGQDERLKRQVQSVDSMLKADEQVLLKTPLDAYFRQINHPALHRLYHDWYLRLLHYGTPQEPAGSRLVADYYERNIRIVANLMQVAPSPQERVLVVYGNGHTSFLKNILANSSEYDLVEAYDFLK, from the coding sequence ATGAAACCCTTACGCGTCTTTTTGCTCCTACTGCTATTGCCCGTGCTGGCCCTGCTGAGCTTTGGCCCCCGGCGGGCGGCTAAGCCGGCCCGGGCCCAGGTTATGATTCTGGGCTCCTACCACATGGGCAACCCCGGCGCCGACCTGGTCAACATGCAGGCCGACGATGTGACCACGCCCCAGCGCCAGCAGGAATTGCAGAAGCTGGCCGAAAAGCTGGCCCGCTTCCGGCCCACCAAAATCTGCCTGGAATGGGCGCCCGGTACCCGCTACGACTCCCTGGTGCAGGTGCGCTACCAGAAATACCTGGCCGGCACCTACCAGCTCAAGCGCAACGAAATCGACCAGATAGGCTTCCGGCTGGCCAAGATGCTGGGCCACGAGCGGGTGTACGGCATTGATGCGCCCGGCCGCTTCGAGTTTGGCGAGCTGATGGCCTACGCCCAGCGCCACGGCCAAGATGAGCGGCTGAAGCGGCAGGTGCAATCGGTTGATTCCATGCTGAAAGCCGACGAGCAGGTGCTGCTCAAAACCCCGCTCGACGCCTACTTCCGGCAAATCAACCACCCGGCCCTGCACCGCCTCTACCACGACTGGTACCTGCGCCTGCTGCACTACGGCACGCCCCAGGAGCCCGCCGGCAGCCGCCTGGTCGCCGATTATTATGAGCGCAACATCCGCATCGTAGCCAACCTCATGCAGGTGGCGCCCTCACCCCAGGAGCGGGTACTAGTGGTGTACGGCAACGGGCACACGTCCTTTTTAAAGAATATCTTAGCCAACTCGTCGGAGTACGACCTGGTCGAGGCCTACGATTTTCTGAAATAA
- a CDS encoding sensor histidine kinase: MRPSFAFSPRRVRVLGSLLIGLCVTMVYYAASVLEPSGFAWSAVVVMLLLVFLMWEAAAAVSDYLDRRRPWASGVGVRLLLQVLGSAGLALVIVNVPYTIFKLYSLRYLENPGSHYTLPIFLLINGAALTLFGIVQGAQLGMQFLGRWRQAEVRAERLQRESTQARLSALRQQVSPHFLFNNLNILSVLIDRSQPLAKEFVEQFAQVYRYVLSSQERELVPVAEELEMVQAYVFLLQQRFAAGLVVELDVPAVWHQHYLPPLALQMLIENAIKHNVVAASRPLIVAVRAQEAGTLLVTNNVQARGSQEKSTGLGLANIAKRYEFLSERRLRIEHGPTAFTVELPLLELEPA; the protein is encoded by the coding sequence ATGCGGCCTTCCTTTGCTTTTTCGCCCCGGCGCGTGCGGGTGCTGGGCTCCCTGCTCATCGGGCTCTGCGTCACGATGGTGTACTACGCGGCCAGCGTGCTGGAACCCTCGGGCTTTGCCTGGAGTGCCGTCGTCGTGATGCTGCTGCTCGTGTTTCTGATGTGGGAAGCCGCCGCCGCCGTATCCGACTACCTGGACCGCCGCCGGCCCTGGGCCAGTGGGGTAGGCGTACGGCTGCTGCTGCAGGTGCTGGGTAGCGCGGGGCTGGCCCTGGTCATCGTGAACGTGCCCTACACCATTTTCAAGCTCTACAGCCTACGCTACCTCGAAAACCCCGGCAGCCACTACACCCTGCCTATTTTCCTGCTCATCAACGGGGCCGCCCTCACGCTGTTCGGCATCGTGCAGGGTGCGCAGCTGGGCATGCAGTTTCTGGGCCGCTGGCGGCAGGCCGAGGTGCGGGCCGAGCGGCTGCAGCGCGAAAGTACCCAGGCCCGGCTTTCGGCCTTGCGCCAGCAGGTGAGTCCGCATTTTCTCTTCAACAACCTCAACATTCTCTCCGTGCTTATTGACCGGAGCCAGCCCCTGGCCAAGGAGTTCGTCGAGCAGTTTGCCCAGGTGTACCGCTACGTGCTCAGCAGTCAGGAGCGGGAGTTGGTACCCGTGGCCGAGGAGCTGGAAATGGTGCAGGCCTACGTGTTTTTGCTGCAGCAGCGCTTCGCTGCCGGCCTGGTGGTCGAGCTGGACGTGCCCGCCGTGTGGCACCAGCACTACCTGCCCCCGCTGGCCCTGCAAATGCTTATCGAAAACGCCATCAAGCACAATGTGGTGGCGGCCAGCCGCCCGCTGATAGTGGCCGTGCGGGCCCAGGAGGCTGGCACGCTCCTGGTTACCAACAACGTGCAGGCCCGGGGCAGCCAGGAAAAAAGCACGGGTCTGGGCCTGGCCAACATTGCCAAGCGCTACGAGTTTTTGTCGGAGCGGCGGCTGCGCATCGAACACGGGCCGACTGCCTTTACCGTGGAGCTGCCCTTGCTGGAGCTTGAACCCGCATGA
- a CDS encoding LytR/AlgR family response regulator transcription factor, with the protein MRIVIVEDEQLAADKLVELIRAYDPASTIVACLDSVADTVAWLSTHAAPDLLFLDIHLADGLGFEIFAQTAVPCPVVFTTAFDQYAIQAFRVNSIDYLLKPLTPRAVADAFRKYEALRRTLAPAPPATIDYLRLLDELRASEARYKARFLVRAGQRIKTIAAAEVAYFFAEDKYTYLVTGAGPRYVVDFTLDDLEERLDPALFFRLNRKFLASLPAIHEIHAYFKGRLKLTLSPPVDAEVLVSSERAAPFKSWLDR; encoded by the coding sequence ATGAGAATCGTGATAGTAGAAGATGAGCAGCTGGCTGCCGACAAGCTGGTGGAGCTGATCCGGGCCTACGACCCGGCCTCCACCATCGTGGCTTGCCTCGACTCGGTGGCCGACACGGTGGCCTGGCTTAGCACCCACGCCGCCCCCGATTTGCTGTTTCTCGACATTCACCTGGCCGATGGACTGGGCTTCGAGATATTCGCCCAAACCGCGGTGCCCTGCCCGGTGGTGTTTACCACGGCCTTCGATCAGTACGCCATCCAGGCGTTCCGCGTCAACAGCATTGATTACCTGCTCAAGCCGCTCACGCCCCGGGCCGTGGCCGATGCCTTCCGCAAGTACGAAGCCCTGCGCCGCACCCTGGCCCCGGCCCCGCCCGCCACCATCGACTACCTGCGCCTGCTCGATGAGCTGCGGGCCAGCGAGGCGCGCTACAAAGCCCGCTTCCTGGTGCGGGCCGGGCAGCGCATCAAAACCATTGCCGCGGCCGAAGTAGCCTACTTTTTCGCCGAAGATAAGTACACCTACCTCGTCACGGGCGCCGGCCCGCGCTATGTGGTCGACTTCACCCTCGACGACCTGGAGGAGCGCCTCGACCCGGCGCTGTTCTTTCGCCTCAACCGGAAATTCCTGGCCAGCCTGCCCGCCATCCACGAAATCCACGCCTACTTCAAAGGCCGCCTCAAGCTCACCCTGTCCCCACCCGTCGACGCTGAGGTGCTGGTCAGCAGTGAGCGGGCCGCCCCCTTCAAAAGCTGGCTGGATCGGTGA
- a CDS encoding Gfo/Idh/MocA family protein, producing MRSTESDKLGFAIVGLGKFATEQIMPNFKACQHARLAALVSGSPDKARKLAAQYDLPETSVYSYDNFDSIKDNPDVDIVYIILPNSLHAEFTIRAAEAGKHVLCEKPMATSVEDCEKMIAACQQADRKLMIAYRAHFEPFNLDAIERIRKGELGTIKAITSDHGRPVKPTEDEADVWRVVKKLAGGGSLMDIGIYALNAARYLSGEEPVEVTAQEFSDKSDPRFAEVEDNIHFTLRFPSGVLASCTSSYSYSEVKRGRVFGDKAWLDLDPLSDYKKHTMKIGDDEGKQEPEIEEGNQFAAELDHMAECVLHNKTPKTPGEEGLKDVRYIMAIYEAAKTGKAVKV from the coding sequence ATGAGATCAACGGAATCCGACAAGCTTGGCTTTGCCATTGTGGGCCTGGGCAAGTTTGCCACTGAGCAGATCATGCCCAACTTCAAGGCCTGCCAGCACGCCCGCCTCGCGGCCTTGGTGAGCGGCTCGCCCGATAAGGCCCGCAAGCTGGCTGCCCAGTACGACCTGCCCGAAACCAGCGTCTACAGCTACGACAACTTCGATTCCATCAAGGATAATCCGGACGTGGACATTGTGTACATCATCCTGCCCAACTCCCTGCATGCCGAGTTTACCATCCGGGCGGCGGAGGCGGGCAAGCACGTGCTCTGCGAGAAGCCTATGGCCACATCGGTGGAAGACTGCGAGAAGATGATTGCCGCCTGCCAGCAAGCCGACCGGAAGCTGATGATTGCCTACCGGGCCCATTTCGAGCCATTTAACCTGGACGCCATTGAACGCATCCGCAAGGGTGAGCTGGGCACGATCAAGGCTATTACTTCCGACCACGGCCGCCCCGTGAAGCCCACCGAAGACGAGGCCGACGTGTGGCGGGTGGTCAAAAAGCTGGCGGGCGGCGGCTCCCTCATGGACATTGGCATCTACGCCCTGAACGCGGCCCGCTACCTCAGCGGCGAAGAGCCCGTGGAGGTTACGGCCCAGGAGTTCAGCGACAAATCGGACCCGCGCTTTGCCGAGGTCGAAGACAACATTCACTTCACCTTGCGCTTTCCCAGCGGCGTGCTGGCTTCCTGTACCAGTTCCTACAGCTACTCAGAGGTCAAGCGCGGCCGGGTATTCGGCGACAAAGCCTGGCTCGACCTCGACCCGCTGTCGGACTACAAGAAGCACACAATGAAAATCGGGGACGACGAAGGCAAGCAGGAGCCCGAAATCGAGGAAGGCAACCAGTTTGCCGCCGAACTGGACCACATGGCCGAGTGCGTGCTGCACAACAAAACGCCCAAAACACCCGGCGAAGAAGGCCTCAAGGACGTGCGCTACATCATGGCCATTTACGAAGCCGCCAAAACCGGCAAAGCCGTGAAAGTGTAG
- a CDS encoding universal stress protein: protein MPAPLLVLTDFTPAADAALQYAATLAAHLQVPLVLLHVNRNSIFDPETFTGKIHHRSEGEIAVALNERIQGLKVPAIPAMTTGRSTAAIREIVQQHQPALLVLGRPSVAELPDELVSTTSLDLLSEIQYPLLIVPTATVPQLPQRLALAADNNPFQLAAPAGPVQQLLSALHTTATIVHVAEPEDNDSCHSALGSVQRAGLLTDGQNPVATHGVRNLDIPRGIEQAVKDIHADLLVLIARRHNILGRLFHRSITAQMIRQTQLPVLVLPTV, encoded by the coding sequence ATGCCTGCACCCCTGCTCGTACTCACCGACTTTACGCCCGCTGCCGATGCCGCCCTACAGTATGCCGCTACTCTTGCGGCCCACCTGCAAGTGCCGTTGGTGCTGCTACACGTAAACCGCAACTCGATTTTTGACCCGGAAACTTTTACCGGCAAGATTCACCACCGCAGTGAAGGCGAAATTGCCGTAGCCCTAAACGAGCGAATTCAGGGTCTGAAAGTGCCGGCCATACCCGCCATGACAACCGGCCGCTCCACTGCCGCTATTCGCGAGATAGTGCAGCAGCACCAGCCCGCCCTGCTGGTGCTGGGCCGCCCCAGCGTGGCTGAGCTGCCCGATGAGCTTGTTAGCACCACTTCCCTGGACCTGCTAAGCGAAATTCAGTATCCGCTGCTCATTGTGCCTACTGCTACAGTGCCTCAGCTGCCGCAGCGCCTGGCCCTGGCCGCCGACAATAACCCGTTTCAGCTGGCAGCTCCCGCCGGCCCGGTCCAACAACTACTTAGCGCGCTGCACACGACTGCCACCATCGTGCACGTGGCCGAACCCGAAGACAACGACTCTTGCCATTCCGCCCTGGGCAGCGTGCAGCGGGCCGGCCTGCTGACCGACGGGCAAAACCCGGTGGCTACGCACGGGGTGCGCAATCTGGACATTCCCCGGGGCATCGAGCAAGCCGTAAAGGATATCCATGCCGACTTGCTGGTGCTTATTGCGCGGCGGCACAACATACTAGGGCGGCTGTTTCACCGCAGCATCACGGCCCAGATGATTCGCCAGACCCAGCTGCCCGTGCTGGTGCTTCCTACCGTATAA
- a CDS encoding GNAT family N-acetyltransferase translates to MKPNVTVTHNEEDQTFYASAQGYESELAYSRPSDTVIDFTHTFVDENLRGQGVGEALAVAGLQYARDQQLRIKTSCAFMKTYVERHPEYQDLQA, encoded by the coding sequence ATGAAACCAAACGTCACCGTCACCCACAACGAAGAAGACCAGACCTTTTACGCCTCCGCGCAGGGCTACGAGTCGGAGCTGGCCTACAGCCGCCCCAGCGACACGGTCATTGACTTCACCCACACCTTCGTCGATGAAAACCTACGCGGCCAGGGCGTGGGCGAAGCCCTGGCTGTAGCCGGCCTGCAGTATGCCCGCGACCAGCAGCTACGCATCAAGACCAGCTGTGCCTTTATGAAAACCTACGTGGAGCGCCACCCCGAATACCAGGACCTGCAGGCCTAG
- a CDS encoding Calx-beta domain-containing protein, with protein sequence MDAHERERNRRAAKSQGNYNPYIAYPELVARAYGLIAQPTFAFTTATGSTLEGNSGTKTYTATISVDPAPTATISVQVSADAANSSALSPEDYTFATQTLTFAAGETSKTVSVTVNGDTKSEADEVVQLKLSGPSTGSSTGSASTHSLVITNDDGEPTTLKFASASGSLLEGNTGTQTYTVNVTLTGSANAAAVTVPVSVLAGSTSANAADYTLNTTSLTFAAGQTNQTLPVTITVNGDVTPEASETVYLTLGTPSGGAIVGNPGAHAFIITNDDQNPGGAPCTQLYFSEYVEASSGNNKVLEIFNPSQFTVELTGMRVDLFANGATTPTTQALSGSIAPGDVYVIANPGSSPAVLALADLTSNVTFFNGDDAIALFDGTDTLDVIGVIGQRPAATGWAIPGGGSTTDNTLVRKATVAQGEARWSRGAATWEAKGADVVSNLGSHASACLLLGTKAAAVVTNKLQVYPTPTSQLLHVRLPEAAARTQASITVFNALGQQVLTRQQPLGGSTEATLDVRTLPAGLYTVRVALDGKVYTSRAVVQP encoded by the coding sequence GTGGATGCGCACGAGCGGGAGCGGAACCGCCGCGCGGCCAAAAGCCAGGGCAACTACAACCCTTACATTGCCTACCCCGAACTGGTGGCCCGCGCCTATGGCCTGATTGCCCAGCCGACCTTCGCCTTCACCACGGCTACCGGCTCTACCCTCGAAGGCAACAGTGGCACGAAAACCTACACGGCCACCATTAGCGTCGACCCCGCTCCTACCGCCACCATTTCGGTGCAGGTCAGCGCGGATGCGGCCAACTCCTCGGCCCTGAGCCCCGAAGACTACACCTTTGCCACCCAGACGCTGACTTTCGCGGCGGGTGAAACCTCCAAAACGGTAAGCGTAACGGTAAACGGCGACACCAAGTCGGAAGCCGACGAAGTGGTGCAGCTCAAGCTGAGCGGCCCCAGCACGGGCAGCAGCACCGGCAGTGCCTCCACCCACTCTCTGGTAATCACCAACGACGACGGGGAGCCCACGACGCTGAAGTTTGCCTCGGCTTCCGGCTCCCTCCTCGAGGGCAACACCGGCACCCAGACCTACACCGTGAACGTGACCCTGACCGGCTCGGCCAACGCGGCTGCCGTTACGGTGCCCGTCAGCGTACTGGCCGGCTCTACCAGCGCCAACGCTGCTGACTATACCCTGAACACCACCTCGTTGACGTTTGCCGCGGGTCAGACCAACCAGACCCTGCCCGTTACCATTACCGTAAACGGCGACGTGACGCCCGAGGCCAGCGAAACGGTGTACCTGACGCTGGGCACGCCTTCGGGTGGGGCCATAGTCGGCAACCCCGGCGCCCACGCCTTTATCATCACCAACGACGACCAGAACCCCGGCGGCGCGCCCTGCACGCAGCTGTACTTCTCGGAATACGTGGAGGCCAGCAGCGGCAACAACAAGGTGCTTGAAATCTTCAACCCTTCCCAGTTTACCGTTGAGCTGACCGGCATGCGGGTCGACTTGTTTGCCAACGGCGCCACCACGCCTACCACGCAGGCGCTGTCGGGCAGTATTGCCCCCGGCGACGTGTACGTTATTGCCAACCCCGGCTCTTCGCCGGCCGTGCTGGCCCTGGCCGACCTGACTTCCAACGTTACCTTCTTCAACGGGGACGACGCCATTGCCCTGTTCGACGGCACCGATACGCTGGACGTTATCGGGGTAATCGGGCAGCGGCCAGCTGCTACCGGCTGGGCTATTCCCGGCGGGGGCTCCACTACCGACAACACCCTGGTGCGCAAAGCTACCGTGGCCCAGGGCGAAGCCCGCTGGTCGCGCGGGGCGGCTACCTGGGAAGCCAAGGGTGCCGACGTCGTTTCCAACCTGGGCAGCCACGCCTCGGCCTGCCTGCTCCTGGGTACGAAGGCGGCAGCAGTGGTAACCAACAAGCTGCAAGTGTATCCCACGCCGACCAGCCAGCTGCTGCACGTGCGCCTGCCCGAAGCGGCAGCCCGCACCCAGGCCTCCATTACCGTGTTCAACGCCCTGGGCCAGCAGGTGCTGACCCGTCAGCAGCCGCTCGGTGGCTCCACCGAAGCCACGCTGGACGTGCGCACTCTGCCCGCCGGCCTGTACACGGTGCGGGTAGCACTGGACGGCAAGGTTTACACCAGCCGCGCGGTCGTGCAGCCCTAA
- a CDS encoding fasciclin domain-containing protein, giving the protein MFAPTNAAFDKLPAGTVNTLLLPENKQRLSTILAYHVVSGRLLASDLQDGQQLTTVEGETLTVGRNGNVVVVRDVRGGTATITISNVLSRNGVTHVIDTVLMPTK; this is encoded by the coding sequence GTGTTTGCGCCCACCAATGCCGCCTTCGACAAGCTGCCCGCCGGCACGGTCAATACGCTCCTGCTGCCCGAAAACAAGCAGCGCCTCAGCACGATTCTGGCCTACCACGTGGTATCGGGGCGCCTGCTGGCCAGTGACCTGCAGGACGGGCAGCAGCTGACTACCGTGGAAGGCGAAACCCTGACCGTGGGGCGCAATGGCAACGTGGTAGTGGTACGCGACGTGCGCGGCGGCACGGCTACCATAACGATTTCCAACGTGCTTTCCCGCAACGGCGTCACTCACGTAATCGACACGGTGCTAATGCCCACGAAGTAG
- a CDS encoding EamA family transporter: MGSLTPRNWLFLALSGGATGLSWIFYFRALQLGQVSQVAPVDKLSVALAIVLSVVFLGEKLTPHVAAGAALIIIGTLVLIWG, encoded by the coding sequence GTGGGCAGCCTCACGCCGCGCAACTGGCTCTTCCTTGCCTTGTCGGGCGGGGCCACGGGCTTGTCGTGGATCTTTTACTTCCGGGCCCTGCAGTTGGGACAGGTGTCGCAGGTAGCGCCCGTGGATAAGCTGAGCGTGGCGCTGGCTATCGTGCTGTCGGTAGTTTTCCTGGGCGAGAAACTCACGCCCCACGTGGCCGCAGGGGCCGCCCTGATCATAATCGGCACGCTGGTGTTAATTTGGGGCTAA
- a CDS encoding STAS/SEC14 domain-containing protein, protein MVFPYIGVPTSPDSWMEILYDTPSLSISYDELNQWLYVEWKGQHNEVSAVTGGDLVLRLLQQYPCTKMLNDNSQVTSDWDKGAAWVGGHYYDQLASQGVRFVAWVYPPHWRARKSMDKAMQFVTRPMVVTFDDLATAYEWLRTTF, encoded by the coding sequence ATGGTGTTTCCGTATATTGGAGTTCCGACTTCACCCGATTCCTGGATGGAAATCCTCTACGATACGCCTTCCCTGTCCATCTCTTATGATGAGCTCAACCAGTGGCTTTACGTGGAGTGGAAGGGACAGCACAATGAGGTATCAGCCGTGACGGGTGGCGACTTAGTTTTGCGCTTGCTGCAGCAGTACCCCTGCACCAAGATGCTCAACGACAACAGCCAAGTGACCTCCGACTGGGACAAGGGCGCAGCCTGGGTGGGCGGGCACTATTACGACCAGCTGGCCAGCCAGGGCGTGCGGTTTGTGGCCTGGGTGTATCCACCCCACTGGCGGGCCCGCAAATCGATGGACAAGGCCATGCAGTTTGTCACGCGCCCAATGGTCGTTACCTTCGATGATCTGGCTACGGCCTACGAGTGGCTCCGCACCACCTTCTGA
- a CDS encoding T9SS type A sorting domain-containing protein, translating into MAASGAVPVTVTPAPAKAAPELSIAPNPTPASFTILTGAGTEAARISVRNSRGEEVQTGIVPAGVRSHKVDLGGLPAGTYILQVSTATGSATRRVVRE; encoded by the coding sequence GTGGCCGCTTCGGGGGCCGTACCCGTTACGGTAACGCCGGCCCCGGCAAAAGCAGCTCCGGAGCTCAGCATTGCGCCTAACCCTACGCCCGCAAGCTTTACTATCCTTACCGGCGCTGGAACTGAGGCCGCCCGGATCTCGGTGCGCAACAGTCGCGGGGAGGAAGTCCAGACCGGAATCGTACCGGCTGGTGTACGCTCCCACAAGGTTGATCTGGGTGGGCTGCCCGCCGGCACTTATATTCTGCAGGTCAGCACGGCCACGGGCAGCGCGACGCGGCGCGTGGTGCGCGAATAG
- a CDS encoding sensor histidine kinase: protein MMTTIQASFSKERKFIADASHELLTPLAALQYRFDNMLSDESLSDENLLRVVESQRTVHRLRTIIKSLLMISKIENDQFPRTETVSLAQLVAEVSEEVQDRLAVLNLTLTQEVQPDFVVQGANRGLLFTLLFNLVGNAIKYNREGGQIMLLGRPEAPAGYVLEVRDTGRGISKEQLPRLFHRFDKGSTTDPDSYGLGLSIARTIADLHGIRIEVNSIEGLGTSFLLFFPG from the coding sequence ATGATGACCACCATTCAGGCCTCCTTTTCCAAGGAACGCAAGTTTATTGCCGACGCCTCCCACGAGCTGCTTACCCCACTGGCCGCCCTGCAGTACCGCTTCGATAACATGCTATCGGACGAAAGCCTGTCGGATGAAAACCTGCTGCGGGTGGTGGAGTCGCAACGCACGGTGCACCGGCTGCGCACCATCATCAAGTCGTTGCTGATGATTTCCAAAATCGAAAACGACCAGTTTCCGCGCACCGAAACCGTCTCCCTGGCCCAGCTGGTAGCCGAGGTCAGTGAGGAAGTGCAGGATCGGCTGGCCGTGCTGAACCTCACCCTGACTCAGGAAGTACAGCCCGACTTTGTGGTGCAGGGCGCCAACCGCGGCCTGCTGTTTACCCTGCTGTTCAACCTGGTCGGCAATGCCATCAAGTACAACCGGGAAGGCGGGCAAATCATGCTGCTGGGGCGGCCCGAGGCCCCAGCCGGATACGTGCTGGAAGTGCGCGACACGGGCCGGGGCATCAGCAAGGAGCAGCTGCCCCGCCTGTTTCACCGCTTCGATAAGGGCAGCACCACCGATCCGGACAGCTACGGGCTGGGGCTGTCCATTGCCCGCACCATTGCCGATCTGCACGGCATCCGCATCGAGGTCAACTCCATCGAAGGGCTGGGCACCTCTTTTTTGCTTTTTTTCCCGGGGTAG
- a CDS encoding response regulator transcription factor: MTVLIVEDERTLARELGIFLHQQNFTCTVARTAREARSHLADTPFDFVLLDLGLPDGDGLDVLAEAKQNDLTAAVIILTARGAVEDRIGGLELGADDYLAKPFSLPELLARMHAITRRRFGLHKPLVGCGDFELDLQARRLLHQGQEVSLSVKEFDVLSYLVLHKNRVMTRLQLTEHIWGNLPEAGFDSNYIDAHIKNLRKKLGQLADVEWLETVRGVGYRARL, translated from the coding sequence ATGACGGTTCTTATCGTGGAAGATGAGCGCACCCTGGCCCGCGAGCTGGGCATCTTCCTGCACCAGCAAAACTTTACCTGCACCGTGGCCCGCACGGCCCGCGAGGCCCGCTCCCACCTGGCCGACACGCCCTTCGACTTTGTGCTGCTGGACCTGGGCCTGCCCGATGGCGACGGCCTCGACGTGCTGGCCGAAGCCAAGCAAAACGATTTGACGGCAGCCGTTATCATCCTCACGGCCCGGGGCGCGGTAGAGGACCGGATTGGCGGCCTGGAGCTGGGCGCCGACGATTACCTGGCCAAACCCTTCTCCCTACCCGAGCTGCTGGCCCGCATGCACGCTATTACGCGCCGCCGCTTTGGCTTGCACAAGCCGCTGGTGGGCTGCGGCGACTTCGAGCTGGACCTGCAGGCCCGCCGCCTGCTGCACCAGGGTCAGGAAGTAAGCTTGTCGGTCAAAGAGTTCGACGTGCTGAGCTACCTGGTGCTGCACAAAAACCGGGTGATGACCCGCCTGCAGCTGACGGAGCATATCTGGGGCAACCTGCCCGAAGCCGGCTTCGACTCCAACTACATCGACGCCCACATCAAAAACCTGCGCAAAAAGCTCGGGCAGCTGGCCGACGTGGAATGGCTCGAAACCGTACGCGGCGTGGGCTACCGGGCCCGGCTGTGA
- a CDS encoding LLM class flavin-dependent oxidoreductase, with protein sequence MQIGIDSFAALLLDNGTGTQLSGAQAMGQLLDRIELADQVGLDVFGIGEHHRPEYLDSAPAVILAAAAARTKQIRLTSAVTVLSAADPVRVFQQFATLDLISQGRAEMVVGRGSSVEAFPLFGFDLDDYDALFTEKLELLLAIRENERLRWSGKFRPALTGQGIYPRPVQSPLPIWLGVGGTPQSFARAGTLGLPLMVAIIGGETHRFRPLVDLYREAGRRAGFTPEQLPVGLHSLGYVVETTEEAVESFYPGYARTFSSRARERGGSPVTRPQFDAQAGPTGALLVGSPEEVAAKIQRHSEALGGITRVTFQMDVATLPHAQLLRAIELLGTRVAPLLR encoded by the coding sequence ATGCAGATAGGAATCGACAGTTTCGCAGCGCTGCTGCTGGATAACGGTACCGGGACCCAGCTCAGCGGGGCCCAGGCCATGGGGCAGCTACTGGACCGGATTGAGCTGGCCGACCAGGTCGGGCTGGACGTGTTTGGCATCGGGGAGCACCACCGCCCCGAATACCTGGACTCGGCGCCGGCCGTGATTCTGGCCGCCGCCGCGGCCCGTACCAAGCAGATTCGCCTCACCAGCGCCGTAACCGTGCTTAGCGCCGCCGACCCGGTCCGCGTGTTTCAGCAGTTTGCCACCCTAGATTTGATTTCGCAGGGCCGGGCCGAAATGGTGGTGGGCCGGGGCTCGTCCGTCGAGGCGTTTCCTCTGTTTGGCTTCGACCTCGACGACTACGACGCGCTGTTCACCGAAAAGCTGGAGCTGCTGCTGGCCATTCGCGAAAATGAGCGCCTGCGCTGGAGCGGCAAATTCCGGCCCGCGCTGACGGGCCAGGGTATCTACCCGCGGCCGGTTCAGAGTCCGCTGCCGATTTGGCTGGGCGTGGGCGGCACGCCTCAGTCGTTTGCCCGGGCCGGCACGCTGGGCCTGCCTCTGATGGTGGCCATCATCGGAGGCGAAACCCACCGCTTCCGTCCCCTGGTCGACCTGTACCGGGAGGCCGGCCGCCGCGCTGGTTTTACGCCCGAGCAGCTGCCGGTGGGTTTGCATTCATTGGGCTACGTGGTCGAAACCACGGAGGAGGCTGTGGAAAGCTTCTACCCCGGCTACGCCCGCACCTTCAGCAGCCGGGCCCGGGAGCGGGGCGGTTCGCCCGTTACCCGGCCCCAGTTTGATGCCCAAGCCGGCCCGACGGGTGCCCTGCTGGTTGGCAGCCCCGAGGAAGTAGCGGCCAAGATTCAACGGCACAGTGAGGCTTTGGGCGGTATCACGCGGGTCACGTTTCAGATGGACGTGGCCACGCTGCCCCACGCGCAGTTGCTGCGGGCCATTGAGTTGCTGGGCACGCGCGTAGCTCCCTTGCTGCGCTAA